From Rudanella lutea DSM 19387, a single genomic window includes:
- a CDS encoding glycosyltransferase family 2 protein, with the protein MSLLLSIVMPAYNEEECIELVVRQWCDLLDRQFPTDNTRLIVINDGSRDKTGAILDSIKERYPKLMVVHQPNGGHGNAVVNGYRQAVALDSEYVFQTDSDDQFVTADFEKLWAKRNQSDFILGYREVRHDATARLWITRVLRGSIALIYGTYIMDSNIPFRLIRGSFLRKLLAQLPTPTPFAPNIFLAVMAKKAGNETFDIPITHKERETGTVSIMNWKLLKVCMQSFAELAQFRLELGSKVKALRSEPATASSAQRTVNN; encoded by the coding sequence ATGAGTCTTCTGCTGTCAATTGTCATGCCTGCCTACAACGAAGAAGAGTGTATTGAACTCGTTGTTCGGCAGTGGTGCGATTTACTGGACCGCCAGTTCCCGACTGACAATACACGTCTGATTGTTATTAACGACGGTTCCCGCGACAAAACGGGGGCTATTCTGGACAGCATTAAAGAACGCTATCCAAAGCTGATGGTGGTACATCAGCCCAACGGAGGTCATGGTAATGCGGTGGTAAATGGTTACCGTCAGGCGGTTGCGCTCGATTCGGAATACGTGTTCCAAACCGATAGCGACGATCAGTTTGTGACGGCCGATTTTGAAAAACTCTGGGCCAAACGCAATCAGTCAGATTTCATTCTGGGCTACCGCGAAGTACGGCACGATGCCACCGCCCGGCTCTGGATCACGCGTGTGCTGCGGGGAAGTATCGCCCTAATCTATGGAACGTATATAATGGACAGCAACATTCCGTTCCGTCTCATTCGGGGGAGTTTCCTGCGTAAGCTGCTGGCTCAGCTCCCTACGCCAACACCCTTTGCTCCTAATATTTTCCTGGCGGTAATGGCGAAAAAGGCCGGCAACGAAACCTTCGATATACCCATTACGCACAAAGAGCGCGAAACAGGTACCGTCTCGATCATGAACTGGAAGCTTCTAAAGGTCTGTATGCAAAGCTTTGCCGAGCTGGCTCAGTTCCGGCTTGAATTGGGCAGCAAAGTGAAAGCCCTCCGTAGCGAACCTGCCACCGCGAGTAGTGCCCAGCGAACCGTGAACAACTAA
- a CDS encoding protoporphyrinogen/coproporphyrinogen oxidase — protein MKHKYVIIGSGPTGLGAAYRLKELGVTDFIVLEKEDRIGGLAKSFVDDKGFVWDVGGHVQFSHYKYFDDLMNKALGEDGWLRHQRESWVWIENRFVPYPFQNNIKYLTPETMWKCLEGIIQVYKNPTMQKPKNFREWILQTFGPGLAETFMFPYNFKVWAFPPEEMNAVWVGERVAVTDLARVTKNIIFNQEDFSWGPNSTFQFPKQGGTGGIWESVGNLVGRENIKLNASVDQVIGSEKKIILSNGETVEYDYLLNTMPLDIFTKKVQGLDAETVQTAQGLKHSSTNVVGVGLKGQPKQSLETMCWMYFPEANSPYYRVTVFSNYSPNNVPDSSQYWSLMTETSESSAKPVDRQTLIDDTVRALKEDQLISDDDEVVSTFHVAFDYGYPTPSVERDGILKAVLPKLEPFGIYSRGRFGAWKYEVSNQDHSLMQGVEWANRMVADVPELTLFFPDTANAMWGK, from the coding sequence ATGAAGCATAAATATGTCATTATCGGCTCTGGCCCCACGGGCTTAGGTGCTGCTTACCGGCTTAAAGAACTCGGCGTTACAGATTTTATCGTTTTAGAAAAAGAAGACCGCATCGGCGGACTGGCCAAAAGCTTTGTCGACGACAAGGGGTTTGTGTGGGACGTTGGCGGTCACGTGCAGTTTTCGCACTACAAATATTTCGACGACCTGATGAACAAAGCCCTCGGCGAAGACGGGTGGCTGCGGCATCAGCGCGAGTCGTGGGTTTGGATCGAAAATCGGTTTGTGCCGTATCCGTTCCAGAACAACATTAAGTACCTCACTCCCGAGACCATGTGGAAATGCCTCGAAGGCATTATCCAGGTGTACAAGAACCCCACCATGCAGAAGCCCAAAAACTTCCGCGAGTGGATTCTGCAAACGTTCGGGCCGGGGCTCGCCGAAACGTTTATGTTCCCGTACAACTTCAAGGTCTGGGCTTTCCCGCCGGAGGAGATGAACGCTGTATGGGTAGGTGAGCGGGTAGCCGTTACCGACCTGGCGCGAGTAACCAAAAACATTATTTTCAACCAGGAAGACTTCTCCTGGGGCCCCAACAGCACGTTCCAGTTCCCGAAGCAGGGCGGAACGGGCGGTATCTGGGAGTCAGTGGGGAATCTGGTGGGGCGCGAAAACATCAAGCTCAACGCCAGTGTGGATCAGGTGATCGGATCTGAAAAGAAGATTATCCTGAGCAATGGCGAGACGGTTGAGTATGACTACCTGCTCAATACCATGCCGCTCGACATCTTCACGAAAAAAGTGCAGGGACTCGATGCCGAAACGGTGCAAACCGCGCAGGGGCTGAAACATTCATCGACTAACGTGGTCGGGGTTGGGCTCAAGGGGCAACCCAAGCAAAGCCTCGAAACCATGTGCTGGATGTATTTCCCGGAGGCAAACAGCCCTTATTACCGCGTGACGGTGTTCTCGAATTACAGTCCAAACAACGTACCCGACAGCAGTCAATACTGGTCGCTGATGACCGAAACAAGTGAGTCGTCGGCCAAACCCGTTGATCGGCAAACGCTTATCGACGATACGGTGCGCGCACTGAAAGAAGATCAGCTTATAAGTGACGACGATGAAGTGGTATCGACCTTCCACGTCGCTTTCGATTACGGCTACCCAACCCCATCAGTTGAACGAGACGGTATTCTGAAAGCGGTTCTGCCGAAGCTGGAGCCGTTCGGAATTTATTCGCGGGGGCGGTTTGGTGCCTGGAAGTACGAAGTGAGCAACCAGGACCACTCGCTGATGCAGGGCGTTGAGTGGGCCAACCGAATGGTGGCTGATGTACCGGAACTGACGTTGTTCTTCCCCGATACAGCCAACGCCATGTGGGGAAAATAA
- a CDS encoding glycoside hydrolase family 32 protein — translation MQKLLACLAILTYLGVPVQAQNSTPAEPHRPRFHFSPKTHWMNDPNGMVYHKGVYHLFFQYYPDGTTWGPMHWGHATSADMLHWREEAIALYPDSLGYIFSGSAVVDVNNTSGFGRNGQVPLVAIFTHHNPKLEKAKSETFQYQSLAYSLDDGKTWTKYAGNPVLPNPGIVDFRDPKVRWYEPAKQWIMTLATKDRVTFYTSPNLKNWTKASEFGRDLGAHGGVWECPDLFPLQHKGKTVWVLLVSINPGGPNGGSATQYFLGDFDGKTFKPYNNATKWMDFGPDNYAGVTFANTGNRTILMGWMSNWQYAQQVPTDPWRSATTVPRELSIQEVGNELYLASKPVAELNTLAAKPTTLQTVSVNGQYDLTPTVGKLTGPLRLTFTALATEDVSVVLTNDAGNELVLGYDKTANAYFIDRSRSGKTNFEKGFGKRNTAPRLATDKTLTMTLLVDVASVELFADNGLSVLTSNFFPEADMNRILLRSASGVTVKRLTYAKLASTLPDKGK, via the coding sequence ATGCAAAAGCTATTGGCCTGTCTGGCTATTCTAACCTATCTGGGTGTGCCGGTGCAGGCACAGAACTCAACCCCGGCTGAGCCGCACCGTCCGCGCTTTCATTTTTCGCCTAAAACCCACTGGATGAACGACCCCAACGGGATGGTGTATCACAAGGGCGTTTACCACCTGTTTTTTCAGTATTACCCCGATGGAACCACCTGGGGACCCATGCATTGGGGGCACGCTACCAGCGCCGACATGCTACACTGGCGTGAAGAGGCCATTGCCCTTTATCCCGATAGCCTCGGCTACATTTTTTCGGGTAGTGCCGTAGTGGATGTAAACAACACGAGTGGTTTCGGCCGGAACGGGCAGGTGCCCCTCGTGGCTATTTTTACCCATCACAACCCGAAACTGGAGAAAGCCAAGTCCGAAACGTTTCAGTACCAGAGTCTGGCCTATAGCCTCGATGATGGCAAAACCTGGACGAAATATGCCGGAAACCCGGTGCTGCCCAACCCCGGTATTGTCGATTTTCGCGACCCTAAAGTGCGCTGGTACGAACCTGCTAAACAATGGATTATGACTCTGGCTACCAAAGACCGGGTTACGTTTTACACCTCGCCAAACCTGAAAAACTGGACAAAGGCAAGTGAGTTCGGACGCGATTTGGGCGCGCACGGGGGCGTTTGGGAATGCCCGGACTTGTTTCCGTTGCAACACAAGGGCAAAACCGTATGGGTACTGTTGGTGAGTATCAACCCCGGTGGGCCCAATGGAGGCTCGGCAACCCAATATTTCCTCGGCGACTTCGACGGTAAAACCTTTAAACCCTATAACAATGCAACCAAATGGATGGATTTCGGGCCTGATAACTATGCCGGCGTAACCTTTGCCAATACCGGCAACCGAACCATTCTGATGGGGTGGATGAGCAACTGGCAATATGCGCAACAGGTACCTACCGACCCCTGGCGTAGTGCCACTACCGTGCCCCGTGAACTGTCGATTCAGGAGGTGGGAAATGAGTTGTATCTGGCCTCGAAACCCGTTGCTGAACTAAACACGCTGGCGGCTAAACCGACTACCCTACAAACGGTATCTGTAAATGGGCAGTACGATCTTACCCCGACGGTGGGTAAACTAACGGGGCCATTGCGGCTCACGTTTACAGCATTGGCAACTGAAGATGTGTCAGTTGTTTTGACAAATGATGCGGGTAATGAGTTGGTGCTTGGCTACGACAAAACGGCCAACGCGTATTTCATCGACCGTAGCCGGTCGGGCAAAACGAACTTTGAAAAGGGCTTCGGCAAACGAAATACAGCCCCGCGACTGGCAACGGATAAAACGCTGACGATGACCCTTCTGGTTGATGTAGCATCGGTCGAGCTGTTTGCCGATAATGGACTAAGCGTGCTGACAAGTAATTTTTTTCCCGAAGCTGACATGAACCGGATTTTGCTTCGGTCGGCCTCGGGGGTAACCGTGAAAAGGCTGACGTACGCGAAATTGGCCTCCACGCTACCAGACAAAGGAAAGTAA
- the eutC gene encoding ethanolamine ammonia-lyase subunit EutC, producing MNELQKLPVETDEWTALKAFTDARIALGKTGVSVPVRASLAFRLAHAHAKDAVYSALDSDALIQTLTPLALPIYPLRSRAEHRDMYLQRPDYGRQLDPQSADYLRNNAPQSADLAIVVADGLSATAVNTYAGIVTAGLVRTARVQGFSLAPLTLVEQGRVAIGDEIGHLLNARMVVMLIGERPGLSSADSLGAYLTYGPTPGLTDERRNCISNIRQQGLPPAQAVEKIMALVGEAFRLKLTGVALKDMTDTPAALPTRPDAGQLS from the coding sequence ATGAACGAGCTCCAAAAACTACCCGTCGAGACGGATGAGTGGACGGCCCTGAAGGCATTTACCGATGCCCGGATTGCGCTGGGCAAAACAGGCGTTTCGGTGCCGGTGCGGGCGTCGCTGGCCTTCCGGCTGGCTCATGCCCACGCCAAAGATGCCGTGTATTCGGCTCTCGATTCCGACGCGCTGATCCAGACACTCACCCCGCTCGCTCTGCCGATTTACCCACTTCGGAGCCGCGCCGAACATCGGGATATGTACCTGCAACGCCCCGATTATGGTCGGCAATTGGATCCTCAATCGGCTGATTATCTGCGGAATAATGCGCCCCAGTCAGCTGATCTAGCAATTGTGGTTGCGGATGGTTTGTCGGCTACAGCGGTAAACACGTACGCGGGTATCGTAACGGCAGGCCTGGTGCGAACTGCCCGAGTTCAGGGGTTTAGCCTGGCTCCCCTAACGTTGGTAGAACAGGGTAGGGTAGCCATTGGTGATGAAATTGGCCATCTGCTCAACGCCCGAATGGTGGTGATGCTGATTGGCGAACGGCCCGGCCTGAGCTCCGCCGACAGTCTGGGGGCTTACCTGACCTATGGCCCTACGCCCGGCCTGACCGACGAGCGCCGGAACTGCATTTCCAATATCCGGCAGCAGGGGCTGCCCCCGGCGCAGGCGGTCGAAAAAATCATGGCTTTGGTGGGCGAAGCGTTCCGCTTGAAACTCACGGGGGTGGCCTTAAAAGACATGACCGACACCCCCGCAGCCTTACCCACCCGGCCTGATGCCGGCCAATTATCCTGA
- a CDS encoding ethanolamine ammonia-lyase subunit EutB, whose product MNYACTIRGFTYRFNDLKTLLAKASPARSGDGLAGVAADSYEERVAAQLALAAVPLQTFLNEAVVPYESDEVTRLILDTHDREAFAPVSHLTVGDFRDWLLADTADTQTLRQLAPGLTPEMVAAVSKLMRNQDLIRVAQKIEVVTRFRNTIGQKGQLSTRLQPNHPVDDPRGIAASVLDGLLYGSGDAVIGINPATDSPAATAKLLYLLDGLRERFSIPTQSCVLSHITTTIQLVEQGVPVDLVFQSIAGTEGANASFGVNLALLQEGYEAGLSLGRGTVGQNLMYFETGQGSALSANAHHGLDQQTCETRAYAVARHFNPLLVNSVVGFIGPEYLFDGKQIIRAGLEDHFCGKLLGLPMGMDICYTNHANADQDDMDTLLTLLGVAGVNFIMGVPGADDIMLNYQSTSFHDALYVRKALGLRPAPEFEAWLQRQGIMDTDGNRLFTGSQQQLYAGLFSE is encoded by the coding sequence ATGAACTATGCATGTACGATCCGGGGGTTTACCTACCGGTTCAACGACCTGAAAACACTGCTGGCAAAAGCCAGTCCGGCCCGGTCGGGCGATGGGCTGGCGGGGGTTGCCGCCGATAGTTACGAAGAACGGGTAGCGGCTCAACTCGCTCTTGCCGCTGTGCCGTTGCAGACGTTTCTGAACGAAGCGGTAGTACCCTACGAGTCCGATGAGGTGACTCGCCTGATTCTGGATACGCATGATCGGGAAGCGTTTGCGCCGGTAAGTCACCTCACCGTGGGAGACTTTCGCGACTGGTTGCTGGCCGATACGGCCGATACCCAAACCCTGCGCCAACTGGCACCGGGGCTCACACCTGAGATGGTGGCCGCCGTATCGAAGCTGATGCGGAATCAGGACTTGATTCGGGTGGCCCAGAAGATAGAAGTGGTCACCCGGTTTCGGAATACGATTGGTCAAAAAGGCCAACTCTCAACCCGGCTCCAACCCAACCACCCCGTCGACGACCCGCGCGGCATTGCGGCAAGTGTGCTCGACGGACTGCTCTACGGTAGTGGCGATGCCGTAATTGGCATTAACCCGGCTACCGATAGCCCGGCCGCAACGGCCAAACTGCTGTACCTGCTCGATGGACTCCGGGAGCGGTTTTCGATTCCAACCCAAAGCTGCGTACTAAGCCACATTACCACCACCATTCAACTGGTGGAGCAGGGCGTACCGGTCGATCTGGTGTTTCAGTCGATTGCCGGAACGGAGGGGGCCAACGCTAGTTTCGGGGTCAATCTTGCCTTGTTGCAGGAAGGGTACGAGGCCGGGCTTTCGCTCGGAAGGGGTACGGTGGGGCAAAATCTGATGTATTTTGAAACAGGGCAGGGGAGTGCTCTCTCGGCCAATGCCCACCACGGGCTCGATCAGCAGACGTGCGAGACGCGCGCTTATGCCGTAGCCCGCCATTTTAATCCCTTGTTAGTCAACTCGGTCGTAGGGTTCATTGGGCCTGAATACCTGTTTGATGGGAAACAAATCATCCGGGCAGGCCTCGAAGACCATTTTTGCGGTAAACTGCTGGGCTTGCCCATGGGCATGGATATTTGCTATACCAACCACGCCAATGCCGATCAGGATGATATGGACACCCTGCTTACGCTCTTAGGCGTAGCGGGTGTCAACTTTATCATGGGCGTACCCGGTGCCGACGACATTATGCTCAACTACCAGTCGACTTCATTTCACGATGCGCTGTATGTTCGCAAGGCGCTGGGACTGCGGCCAGCCCCTGAGTTTGAAGCGTGGTTGCAGCGGCAGGGAATCATGGATACGGACGGCAACCGCCTGTTTACGGGAAGTCAGCAACAACTATACGCAGGTTTGTTTAGCGAATGA
- the eat gene encoding ethanolamine permease, whose translation MQTDDVSLKKALKPIHLWAIGVGLVISGEYFGWNYGWGVAGTVGLLLATLVITGLYFTFIFSFTELTTAIPHAGGPFAYALKAFGPLGALVAGYATLIEFLLATPAIALALGSYIHFLYPAVPIVPASIVSFVVFTGINMLGIQEAAWFSLIMTLLAIGELLVFIGVVAPHFQLQTFLNNPMPFGWGGVFAALPFAIWLFVCLEGVAMVAEEVKDGNNAIAKGYISALLTLTILALAVMIGVGGIAPWDKLDSLDYPLPESMALVLGRDNPLTKLFASVGLFGLIASFHGIIISYSRQMFALARSGYLPAGLARVSRTRKVPYVALLVGGALGVLALTLLDTSKLVILSTIGAVVVYIISMLALFKLRVSRPDMARPFRAPFYPYFPAVALGLAVVTLVAMVYFYPWLSGLFVGGLLMVMGLFIAAGKHRNAPNPLSVEANGTV comes from the coding sequence ATGCAGACAGACGATGTTTCGTTAAAAAAAGCACTAAAGCCTATCCATCTGTGGGCCATTGGCGTCGGGCTGGTGATTTCGGGTGAGTATTTTGGCTGGAATTACGGATGGGGGGTAGCGGGTACCGTTGGCCTGCTGCTGGCTACACTGGTGATTACGGGGCTGTACTTCACGTTTATTTTCAGTTTTACCGAGCTTACTACGGCCATTCCGCACGCGGGTGGGCCGTTTGCCTACGCACTCAAGGCATTCGGGCCATTGGGTGCTTTAGTGGCCGGGTATGCTACCCTGATTGAGTTTCTGCTGGCTACCCCGGCCATTGCGCTCGCGTTGGGGAGTTACATTCATTTTCTGTATCCGGCCGTGCCTATTGTGCCGGCATCCATCGTATCGTTTGTCGTATTTACGGGCATCAATATGCTGGGTATTCAGGAGGCTGCCTGGTTTTCGCTCATCATGACGTTGCTGGCTATTGGCGAGTTGCTGGTGTTTATCGGGGTGGTAGCTCCTCATTTTCAACTGCAAACGTTTCTGAACAACCCCATGCCGTTTGGCTGGGGGGGCGTATTTGCCGCCTTACCGTTTGCCATTTGGCTGTTCGTGTGTCTGGAGGGGGTTGCTATGGTGGCCGAAGAGGTCAAAGATGGCAACAATGCCATTGCCAAAGGGTACATTTCGGCTTTGCTGACACTCACTATTCTGGCACTGGCGGTGATGATCGGCGTGGGTGGGATTGCTCCTTGGGATAAACTCGATAGCCTTGATTACCCTCTGCCGGAGTCGATGGCCCTGGTACTCGGCCGCGACAATCCGCTGACCAAGCTGTTTGCGAGTGTGGGCCTTTTCGGGCTCATTGCGTCGTTTCATGGCATCATCATCAGCTATTCGCGGCAGATGTTTGCCCTGGCCCGGAGTGGTTATTTGCCCGCCGGGCTGGCGCGGGTAAGCCGCACCCGAAAAGTGCCTTACGTGGCTCTGCTGGTGGGCGGTGCGCTCGGTGTGCTGGCGTTAACCCTGCTGGATACGAGCAAGTTGGTTATTCTGTCGACCATCGGAGCGGTGGTGGTGTATATCATCAGTATGCTCGCTCTCTTTAAACTGCGGGTGAGCCGACCCGATATGGCCCGGCCTTTTCGTGCTCCGTTTTACCCGTATTTCCCGGCTGTTGCGTTGGGGTTGGCCGTTGTGACACTGGTTGCTATGGTGTATTTTTATCCCTGGCTGAGTGGGCTTTTTGTGGGCGGATTGTTGATGGTCATGGGGCTGTTTATAGCGGCCGGGAAGCACCGCAACGCGCCTAATCCGCTGTCGGTCGAGGCCAATGGCACTGTCTGA
- a CDS encoding phosphocholine-specific phospholipase C gives MDSRREFLKKAALLSAGLSGALPASIQKAFAIDPQPGTTYLDAEHVVILMQENRSFDHAFGTLQGVRGFNDPRAIDLPNKRKVWFQTNKAGQTYAPFRLNIKDTKATWMSALPHSWENQVDARNGGRYDKWLDSKRSGNRNYADMPLTMGYYDREDIPFYYALADAFTICDQNFCSSLTGTTPNRLYLWTGTLRDPRDPNAPANVRNENVTYEREAGWTTFPERLEDNGISWKIYQNELSLPTGLSNDEDGWLSNFTDNPIEWFTQYNVRFHPAYYPYIQKQQKELPAKIKELETKLQTLAETDAAHGRTRRELDNARRFLGYIEQDLVKYAPEKFNSLSAREKNLHQKAFTTNTGDPDYRTLSTISYQDGDTQRRMTVPKGDVLHQFRADVQNRKLPTVSWVVAPENFSDHPGAPWYGAWYISEVMDILTKDPEVWKKTIFILAYDENDGYFDHVPPFVPAHPDKPETGLTSRGIDTWQEFVTAEQESKRPNGGRTGPIGLGFRVPLLVASPWSRGGYVCSEVFDHTSVLQLLERFLSHKTGKPIREPNISPWRRTVCGDLTSVFRPYNGEKIAMPASVQKQTFIEGIHKAQFKEVPTGFKALSEGDIDRLNTNPTAAGFGQERGVRPSCALPYELGAEATLQNGKLTLRLSAGRQVFGAKSLGAPFHVYQLLDNDVLVRSYTVAAGDTLTDTFDRAYPVRVYGPNGFYREFNLAAEAPDVTVACAYKRGLRNTLTGDLTMTLTNADPGRAYTVQVIDNAYGTKPQTITLAKAGGKGAKQTIEVDLKNSYNWYDVSVRITGHDRFEQRFAGRVETGKAGFTDPLIGGEGKALTVRKS, from the coding sequence ATGGACTCACGTAGAGAATTTCTTAAAAAGGCGGCCCTGCTTTCAGCGGGCCTATCGGGGGCGCTGCCTGCCTCTATTCAGAAGGCGTTTGCTATTGACCCGCAACCGGGCACTACCTACCTCGACGCCGAACATGTGGTGATTCTGATGCAGGAAAACCGCTCCTTCGACCATGCGTTTGGTACCCTCCAGGGCGTTCGGGGCTTCAACGACCCCCGCGCTATTGACCTGCCCAACAAACGAAAAGTCTGGTTCCAGACCAACAAGGCCGGGCAGACCTACGCGCCGTTCCGGCTGAATATTAAAGATACAAAAGCCACCTGGATGAGCGCCCTGCCGCACTCCTGGGAAAACCAGGTAGATGCCCGCAATGGAGGACGCTACGACAAGTGGCTCGATTCCAAACGTTCGGGTAACCGAAACTACGCCGATATGCCCCTCACAATGGGGTATTATGACCGCGAAGACATTCCGTTTTACTACGCCCTGGCTGATGCCTTCACCATTTGCGACCAGAATTTCTGCTCGTCGCTGACCGGCACCACACCTAACCGGCTATACCTCTGGACAGGCACCCTGCGCGACCCCCGCGACCCCAACGCCCCGGCCAATGTCCGCAATGAAAACGTGACCTACGAGCGCGAAGCAGGCTGGACTACGTTCCCCGAGCGGCTCGAAGACAACGGTATTTCGTGGAAGATTTACCAGAATGAACTAAGCCTGCCCACGGGACTTTCCAACGACGAAGATGGTTGGTTAAGCAACTTTACCGATAACCCGATTGAGTGGTTTACGCAGTATAATGTGCGGTTCCACCCGGCTTATTATCCGTATATTCAAAAGCAGCAGAAAGAGCTTCCGGCAAAGATTAAAGAACTGGAAACGAAGCTGCAAACCCTCGCCGAGACCGATGCCGCTCATGGCCGCACCCGGCGCGAACTCGACAACGCCCGCCGGTTTTTGGGGTACATTGAGCAGGATCTGGTGAAATACGCCCCCGAAAAATTCAACAGCCTGTCGGCACGGGAGAAAAACCTGCACCAGAAAGCCTTTACCACGAATACCGGCGACCCAGATTACCGCACCCTTTCAACGATCAGCTATCAGGATGGGGACACCCAGCGCCGGATGACCGTGCCTAAAGGTGACGTGCTCCATCAGTTCCGGGCCGATGTCCAAAACCGGAAACTCCCGACCGTTTCGTGGGTGGTCGCGCCCGAAAACTTCTCTGATCACCCCGGCGCGCCCTGGTACGGGGCCTGGTACATTTCGGAGGTGATGGATATTCTGACCAAAGACCCGGAGGTTTGGAAGAAAACAATTTTTATTCTGGCTTACGACGAAAACGACGGCTATTTCGACCACGTGCCGCCGTTTGTACCGGCTCATCCCGACAAACCCGAAACGGGTCTGACTAGTCGGGGTATCGATACCTGGCAGGAGTTTGTAACGGCCGAGCAGGAATCAAAACGCCCCAACGGTGGGCGCACCGGCCCCATCGGGCTGGGTTTCCGGGTGCCGTTGCTGGTGGCGTCGCCCTGGAGCCGGGGCGGCTATGTATGCTCCGAGGTGTTCGATCACACGTCTGTTTTACAGTTGCTGGAGCGGTTTCTGAGCCACAAAACGGGTAAGCCGATTCGGGAGCCAAACATTAGCCCCTGGCGTCGGACCGTGTGCGGAGACCTGACATCGGTATTTCGGCCGTACAACGGCGAAAAAATTGCCATGCCCGCTTCAGTGCAGAAACAGACTTTTATTGAAGGTATTCATAAGGCCCAGTTCAAAGAAGTGCCGACCGGGTTCAAAGCGCTTTCAGAGGGTGACATTGACCGCCTGAATACAAATCCGACCGCAGCTGGCTTTGGGCAGGAACGCGGGGTGCGGCCGTCTTGTGCTCTGCCTTACGAGCTTGGGGCTGAGGCTACACTTCAAAACGGAAAGCTGACGCTGCGTTTGTCGGCGGGTCGTCAGGTCTTTGGGGCGAAGTCGCTCGGAGCCCCCTTTCATGTGTATCAGCTACTGGATAACGACGTGCTCGTCCGGTCGTACACGGTGGCCGCGGGCGATACCCTGACCGATACTTTCGACCGGGCTTATCCGGTACGGGTATATGGTCCCAACGGCTTTTATCGGGAGTTTAATCTGGCTGCCGAAGCCCCCGATGTGACAGTTGCCTGTGCGTACAAACGGGGTCTTCGCAACACACTCACGGGTGATCTGACGATGACCCTCACCAACGCCGATCCCGGCCGTGCCTACACGGTTCAGGTTATAGATAATGCATACGGGACTAAGCCCCAAACGATTACGCTGGCCAAAGCCGGTGGAAAAGGGGCTAAGCAAACGATCGAGGTCGATCTGAAAAACAGCTACAACTGGTACGATGTGAGCGTGCGCATAACCGGACACGACCGCTTTGAACAGCGGTTTGCCGGCCGGGTCGAAACGGGTAAAGCGGGTTTTACCGATCCACTCATTGGGGGCGAAGGCAAAGCCCTGACGGTTCGTAAAAGCTAA